The DNA sequence GTTCGCCCTGCAGGCGCTGACCGACGACAGCGTCAAACTCGTCACGCTCGCCGGCAAGGCGGGCTCGGGGAAGACGCTGCTCGCGCTCGCGGCGGCGCTCGAGTGCCGCTCCCAGTACCGGCAGGTGCTACTCGCCCGGCCGATCGTCCCGCTCAGCAACCGCGACATCGGCTACCTGCCGGGCGACGTGGCCCAGAAGCTCGACCCCTACATGCAACCGCTGTACGACAACCTGACGGTGATCCGGCACCAGAACCCGGACTCCGCGAGCAAGATCCAG is a window from the Planctomycetota bacterium genome containing:
- a CDS encoding PhoH family protein — translated: FALQALTDDSVKLVTLAGKAGSGKTLLALAAALECRSQYRQVLLARPIVPLSNRDIGYLPGDVAQKLDPYMQPLYDNLTVIRHQNPDSASKIQEMLEQQKLEITPLAYIRGRSLQRLFFIVDEAQNLTPHEVKTIITRAGEGTKIVLTGDVQQIDHPYLDSRSNGLSYVINRL